In one Arachis duranensis cultivar V14167 chromosome 9, aradu.V14167.gnm2.J7QH, whole genome shotgun sequence genomic region, the following are encoded:
- the LOC107466595 gene encoding steroid 5-alpha-reductase DET2-like — MVMSALLKFLFPPPPSLVVSALSVVNLVSLTSGGFSEMRGKHMNYSKFWNATTANSAKQIKLSSRAAMLMLYTPAFLAGVASFFIFPNEGLRSTLLQSALTLHFFKRDLEVLFVHKYSGYMYLDSAIPITLSYFISAATMTYSQHLTVTEGLPQPQIDLMYPGVAVFLIGIIGNLYHHYLLSKLRGVGEKEYKIPKGGLFGLVICPHYLFEITMFYGISMISQTVYSLCFTIGTTFYLVGRSYATRKWYLSKFEDFPKNVKAVIPFVF, encoded by the exons ATGGTAATGTCTGCGCTACTGAAGTTCCTCTTCCCACCGCCGCCGTCTCTGGTGGTTTCAGCCTTGTCCGTGGTGAACCTGGTGTCGCTGACGAGCGGAGGGTTCTCGGAGATGAGAGGGAAGCATATGAATTATTCCAAATTCTGGAATGCCACCACCGCCAACTCTGCTAAACAGATCAAGCTGTCAAGCAGAGCTGCGATGCTGATGCTCTACACTCCCGCCTTTCTTGCCGGTGTcgcttcgttcttcatcttccCTAACGAGGGGCTCAGATCTACCCTCCTCCAATCTGCTCTCACCCTCCATTTCTTCAAGAGAGACTTAGAG GTATTGTTTGTCCACAAATATAGTGGCTACATGTATCTTGATTCTGCAATCCCCATCACTCTGAGTTATTTTATATCAGCTGCAACTATGACCTATAGTCAGCACCTAACGGTAACAGAGGGGCTTCCACAGCCACAAATTGATCTCATGTACCCTGGGGTTGCGGTGTTCCTCATTGGTATCATTGGAAACCTCTACCACCATTATCTCCTTTCGAAACTGCGAGGGGTGGGCGAAAAGGAGTACAAGATTCCAAAGGGTGGCTTGTTTGGGCTTGTTATATGCCCTCATTACCTCTTTGAAATCACTATGTTCTACGGGATTTCAATGATTTCTCAGACTGTGTATTCATTGTGTTTTACCATAGGCACCACTTTCTATTTGGTTGGAAGGAGCTATGCAACGAGGAAATGGTATCTCTCTAAGTTTGAAGATTTCCCTAAAAATGTTAAGGCTGTTATCCCATTTGTCTTCTAA